The following are encoded in a window of Carya illinoinensis cultivar Pawnee chromosome 15, C.illinoinensisPawnee_v1, whole genome shotgun sequence genomic DNA:
- the LOC122297655 gene encoding disease resistance protein RUN1-like, with protein MSTSSMAFQLGASSSLSFSSSSSSIRRWTHDVFLSFRGTDVRNNFIAHLHYALSRRGINTYIDNNLKKGEEISSELLKAIDGSKISIVVLSKNYSDSRWCLDELLKILECKSTVKQIVLPLFYDVNPSDVRHQKGSFGKAFARLRSAINDEVKVTLWETALKKVGSLAGVVLGDSNEADFILDIITWVDSIMVNRTSLNVAKYPVGMESRVRDIYQHLSLERNDITCMVGICGTGGIGKTTISKEIYNRIFHQFEGSCFLKNIRESSTTGGLIQLQNTLLYKILGENLDVRDCDRGINVISHRLHSKRVLLILDDVDELKQLETLAGDRKWFGPGSRIIVTTRDQHLLNISKFDSTYKMKILADNEARKLFSLHAFEKEEPLDSYAKVFEQVMQYAQGLPLALTVLGSNLKGQTICQWESALVKYKNIPHPNIQRVLQVSYDGLETHEKDMFLDIACFFKGEPLADVIKIFESYDFFPSHGIQRLKEKCLITVEGYGDEYVWMHDLLQDMGREIEREKSTKDPRKRSKLWFHKDVRKVLEEDHKGPNEIEGIVIDLPEGNEEISLHPKAFRRMERLRVFINRNARFSCALKYLSDELRVLDWYNYPLEYLPQKFRGKNLVVFRMRDSIIKELGNVFRPKNLRTMAFCSYLTEIPDLSSTPNLKKLTVIFCNNVVKVHDSIGSLEKLSNLSFFGCSKLQILPRSLKLRSLRKLNLANCSSLRDLSEIECKIEALHTLDLSHTAVEELPLSIGNIVGLKIIVLRNCKNLMRLPIALIQLQYLFHLHFHGVTNFVKKMMRDDGQSLDLPNDSTTMEGNISNSSTALQVSNLQISCSHSESNFFPLYCFFTMFNSSTSLKMLNLGETDIVSLPTSIKGFVTLTWLCLENCHKLEEIAELPPNIVEVDVSGCKSLERFSEVSKILEFNGSHIRSLLHIDMRGCHKMHENIWNDKVQNPLLWKGLYHYDAALFPENQIPDWFRYVHKFLDNEMEKGPDDDARRRGTEEWAIDIEGPHYLEDISGIVLYVVQFFNDARMSNTIIGDVKITNKGSNHVCGVQKGVELANMDWMNEGGTGCDVWVGYSNLQPFEQKVLDNLQVQFCFRAHYPSSNVDPVPFYTSCRAKVVYKNETRANRKRKMDEANVPNSPQQQLT; from the exons ATGAGCACTTCTTCCATGGCCTTTCAATTAGgagcttcttcctctctctcattctcctcttcttcttcttccattcgTAGGTGGACTCACGACGTATTCTTGAGTTTTAGAGGTACGGATGTTCGCAATAACTTCATTGCTCATCTACACTATGCTTTGTCTCGAAGGGGAATCAACACTTACATAGACAACAATCTCAAAAAAGGAGAGGAAATTTCGTCAGAACTTCTCAAAGCAATTGATGGATCAAAGATTTCTATCGTTGTACTCTCTAAGAACTATTCAGATTCTAGATGGTGTTTAGATGAGCTATTGAAGATTCTTGAGTGCAAGTCAACGGTGAAACAAATTGTTTTACCCCTGTTCTACGACGTAAATCCGTCAGATGTACGACATCAAAAAGGAAGTTTTGGAAAAGCATTTGCTAGACTTAGATCTGCTATTAATGATGAAGTAAAGGTTACACTGTGGGAGACAGCTTTAAAAAAAGTAGGCAGTTTGGCCGGCGTCGTATTAGGGGACAG CAATGAAGCAGACTTTATTTTGGACATCATTACATGGGTGGACTCGATAATGGTAAATCGTACATCTCTTAATGTTGCTAAGTATCCGGTTGGAATGGAGTCTCGTGTACGAGACATTTATCAACATTTAAGCTTGGAAAGAAATGACATTACATGCATGGTAGGAATATGCGGAACCGGTGGAATTGGTAAGACAACTATTTCAAAAGAGATATATAATAGGATTTTTCATCAATTTGAAGGAAGTTGTTTCTTGAAAAACATTAGAGAATCTTCAACAACAGGAGGTTTGATTCAGCTACAAAATACACTTCTTTATAAGATTTTGGGAGAAAATTTGGATGTTCGTGATTGTGATAGAGGCATAAATGTGATCAGTCATAGACTTCACTCTAAAAGGGTTCTCCTAATTCTAGATGATGTGGATGAGTTGAAACAACTAGAAACATTAGCTGGAGATCGTAAATGGTTTGGTCCAGGAAGCAGAATCATCGtaacaacaagagatcaacatttattaaatatctctaAATTTGATTCAACATACAAGATGAAGATTTTGGCAGACAATGAAGCTCGTAAGCTCTTTAGCTTGCATGcttttgagaaagaagaaccacTTGACAGTTATGCAAAAGTCTTTGAACAAGTAATGCAATATGCTCAAGGTCTTCCACTAGCTTTAACAGTGTTGGGTTCAAATCTAAAAGGTCAAACCATTTGTCAATGGGAAAGTGCATTggttaaatataaaaacatccCCCACCCAAATATTCAGAGAGTACTTCAAGTTAGTTATGATGGACTGGAAACACATGAGAAGGACATGTTTCTtgatattgcatgtttcttcaaaGGAGAACCTTTGGCTGATGTCATTAAAATATTTGAGAGTTATGATTTTTTCCCAAGTCATGGTATCCAAAGGCTCAAGGAAAAGTGTCTTATTACAGTTGAAGGGTATGGTGATGAATATGTTTGGATGCATGACTTGCTACAAGATATGGGTCGAGAAATTGAACGAGAAAAATCAACCAAAGATCCTAGGAAACGCAGCAAATTGTGGTTTCACAAGGATGTTCGTAAAGTGTTGGAAGAAGATCATAAG GGGCCAAACGAAATTGAAGGCATAGTAATAGATTTACCTGAAGGCAATGAGGAGATAAGCTTGCATCCAAAAGCATTTCGACGAATGGAAAGACTGAGAGTCTTTATAAATCGTAATGCACGTTTTTCTTGTGCACTAAAATATCTCTCTGACGAGTTAAGAGTCCTTGATTGGTATAACTATCCTTTAGAATATTTGCCACAAAAATTTCGAGGGAAGAATCTCGTTGTGTTTAGAATGCGTGATAGCATCATCAAGGAATTAGGGAACGTATTCAGGCCCAAG AATTTGAGGACCATGGCTTTCTGTAGTTACTTAACAGAAATTCCAGATCTTTCAAGCACCCCTAATTTGAAGAAATTGACTGTCATATTTTGTAACAATGTAGTTAAGGTGCATGATTCCATTGGATCCCTAGAGAAGCTTTCTAATCTGAGTTTTTTTGGATGCTCTAAACTCcaaattcttccaagaagccttaaGTTGAGATCTTTACGTAAGCTTAATCTTGCAAATTGCTCAAGCCTTCGTGATCTTTCTGAAATCGAGTGTAAAATAGAAGCTTTACATACATTGGATCTATCTCACACTGCAGTAGAAGAACTACCTTTATCCATTGGGAACATTGTTGGACTTAAGATAATAGTTCTACGTAATTGCAAAAACCTTATGCGTCTCCCAATTGCTTTGATCCAGTTGCAATATTTATTCCATCTTCATTTTCATGGTGTTACAAATTTTGTAAAGAAGATGATGAGGGATGATGGACAATCCCTTGATCTGCCTAATGATTCTACAACAATGGAAGGCAATATATCAAATTCAAGCACTGCATTACAAGTATCGAATCTTCAAATTAGTTGTTCCCATTCAGAATCAAATTTCTTTCCACTATATTGTTTCTTTACCATGTTTAATTCCTCGACCAgcttgaaaatgttaaatttagGGGAGACTGATATTGTTAGCCTTCCCACGAGCATCAAAGGATTTGTTACACTAACTTGGCTTTGCTTGGAAAATTGTCATAAACTCGAAGAAATAGCAGAGCTTCCTCCAAATATAGTAGAAGTAGATGTTAGTGGATGCAAGTCACTAGAAAGATTTTCGGAAGTATCAAAAATATTGGAATTCAATGGAAGCCACATCAGATCTTTACTTCACATTGATATGCGTGGTTGCCACAAAATGCATGAGAATATATGGAATGATAAAGTGCAAAATCCTTTATTGTGgaag GGACTCTATCATTACGACGCTGCTTTGTTTCCGGAAAATCAGATTCCAGACTGGTTCAGATATGTTCATAAGtttttagataatgagatgGAGAAAGGGCCTGATGATGATGCCCGACGGAGGGGAACAGAAGAATGGGCAATAGATATTGAGGGGCCACACTATTTGGAGGATATTAGTGGAATTGTATTGTATGTCGTACAGTTTTTCAATGATGCTCGTATGTCGAACACAATTATTGGTGATGTTAAGATTACCAATAAGGGCTCAAATCATGTATGCGGTGTTCAGAAAGGGGTAGAATTGGCTAATATGGATTGGATGAACGAGGGAGGAACTGGATGTGATGTATGGGTGGGGTACTCCAATTTACAACCTTTTGAACAAAAGGTTTTGGACAACTTGCAAGTCCAATTTTGTTTCCGTGCTCATTATCCCTCATCTAATGTAGATCCGGTGCCGTTTTATACAAGTTGTAGAGCCAAGGTGGTATACAAGAATGAAACGAGagcaaacagaaaaagaaaaatggatgaaGCCAATGTTCCAAACAGTCCTCAACAGCAATTGACTTAA